Proteins encoded within one genomic window of Jiangella mangrovi:
- a CDS encoding VOC family protein, whose protein sequence is MAPVRQIQVTFDCADPERVARFWCDVLGYVLPDGYASACVDPHGVGPRLYFQKVPEGKVVKNRVHLDVRVGTGLVGEERLAALEAECARLLPLGATRLYLLPADDENESCLVMQDIEGNEFCLD, encoded by the coding sequence ATGGCACCGGTGAGGCAGATCCAGGTCACGTTCGACTGCGCGGACCCCGAGCGGGTGGCCCGGTTCTGGTGCGACGTACTCGGGTACGTCCTTCCCGACGGCTATGCGTCAGCGTGCGTCGATCCCCATGGCGTCGGCCCGCGGCTGTACTTCCAGAAGGTTCCCGAGGGCAAGGTCGTCAAGAACCGGGTGCACCTCGACGTGCGGGTCGGCACCGGGCTCGTGGGCGAGGAGCGCCTCGCCGCCCTCGAGGCCGAGTGCGCTCGGCTCCTCCCCCTCGGCGCGACCCGCCTGTACCTCCTCCCCGCCGACGACGAGAACGAGTCATGCCTCGTCATGCAGGACATCGAGGGCAACGAGTTCTGCCTCGACTGA
- a CDS encoding ABC transporter permease subunit, translated as MTRFLVRRVLQGLVVLWLITLAVFALFFVVPNDVARTLAGRQATPDTIALIQHRLGLDQPVWKQYLDFIGRALRGDLGYDYYHQVPVTHIIAQALPITLSLVLGASIIWLGLGVFNGVVSATHPRSASDRGLTAFALFFYSMPPFLLGILLLYAFYYQLTLAGVSWFPAGGYVPFAQDPAAWFQHMVLPWITLALLLAATYTRLTRASMLDVLGEDYIRTARSKGITERRVVYRHGLRAALTPVVTQFGIDLGQLVGGAVVTETVFSLPGLGNTAVDAITRQDLPVIIGIVLVASAAVVLANIVVDVAYAGLDPRVRLH; from the coding sequence GTGACCCGTTTCCTCGTCCGCCGCGTCCTGCAGGGCCTGGTCGTGCTCTGGCTCATCACGCTCGCGGTGTTCGCGCTGTTCTTCGTGGTGCCCAACGACGTCGCCCGCACCCTGGCCGGACGGCAGGCCACCCCGGACACGATCGCGCTGATCCAGCACCGCCTGGGCCTGGACCAGCCGGTCTGGAAGCAGTACCTCGACTTCATCGGCCGGGCGCTGCGCGGCGACCTCGGGTACGACTACTACCACCAGGTGCCGGTGACGCACATCATCGCGCAGGCGCTGCCGATCACGCTGTCGCTGGTGCTCGGGGCGTCGATCATCTGGCTGGGGCTGGGCGTCTTCAACGGGGTGGTGTCGGCCACGCACCCGCGGTCGGCGTCGGACCGCGGGCTGACCGCGTTCGCGCTGTTCTTCTACTCGATGCCGCCGTTCCTGCTCGGCATCCTGCTGCTCTACGCCTTCTACTACCAGCTGACCCTGGCCGGGGTGTCCTGGTTCCCGGCCGGCGGGTACGTGCCGTTCGCCCAGGACCCGGCCGCCTGGTTCCAGCACATGGTGCTGCCCTGGATCACCCTGGCGCTGCTGCTCGCGGCCACCTACACCCGGCTCACCCGCGCGTCGATGCTCGACGTGCTGGGCGAGGACTACATCCGCACCGCCCGCTCGAAGGGGATCACCGAGCGGCGGGTCGTCTACCGGCACGGCCTGCGGGCCGCGCTGACCCCCGTGGTGACGCAGTTCGGCATCGACCTCGGCCAGCTGGTCGGCGGCGCCGTCGTCACCGAGACCGTATTCAGCCTGCCAGGGCTCGGCAACACCGCCGTCGACGCCATCACCCGCCAGGACCTCCCGGTGATCATCGGGATCGTGCTGGTGGCTTCGGCGGCCGTGGTGCTGGCCAACATCGTCGTCGACGTCGCCTACGCGGGTCTGGACCCGCGGGTGCGACTGCACTGA
- a CDS encoding ABC transporter permease subunit gives MNAQAAAAALDIGTGGRGLEPIQGKGTWALAWRRLRRDRVAMISLLVIVLILLLALAAPLVAAVTGHPPNQQYRDIGLSPEGLPTAPSRTFWLGTDDLGRDILVRIAYGARVSLLVGVVATGLTVVIGVLVGLAAGYVGGWLDTVLARIVDVVLSVPFLLVAIALVSVTGPSMTVTVLLIGFFSWASVARIVRGQVLSIREREYVEAARSLGAGPVRIMFVDVLPNVLAPVIVYTTLLVPVVIVTQATLSFLGLGLPPPTADWGGMISSAQNYYTTAWWFVVFPGAALLVTTLAFNLFGDGVRDAFDPRLEQTLRR, from the coding sequence GTGAACGCGCAGGCCGCGGCGGCGGCGCTCGACATCGGCACCGGCGGGCGGGGGCTGGAGCCGATCCAGGGCAAGGGCACCTGGGCGCTGGCCTGGCGCCGGCTGCGCCGCGACCGCGTCGCGATGATCTCGCTGCTGGTGATCGTGCTGATCCTCCTGCTGGCGCTGGCCGCGCCGCTGGTCGCCGCCGTCACCGGGCACCCGCCGAACCAGCAGTACCGCGACATCGGGCTCTCGCCGGAGGGGCTGCCGACGGCGCCGAGCCGCACGTTCTGGCTCGGCACCGACGACCTCGGCCGCGACATCCTCGTCCGCATCGCCTACGGCGCCCGCGTCTCGCTGCTGGTCGGTGTCGTCGCGACCGGCCTGACCGTCGTGATCGGCGTCCTCGTCGGGCTGGCGGCCGGGTACGTCGGCGGCTGGCTGGACACCGTCCTGGCCCGGATCGTCGACGTCGTGCTGTCGGTGCCGTTCCTGCTGGTCGCGATCGCGCTGGTGTCGGTGACGGGGCCGAGCATGACGGTGACGGTGCTGCTCATCGGGTTCTTCAGCTGGGCGTCGGTGGCCCGCATCGTCCGCGGCCAGGTGCTGTCGATCCGCGAGCGCGAGTACGTCGAGGCGGCGCGCTCGCTGGGCGCGGGGCCGGTCCGGATCATGTTCGTCGACGTGCTGCCGAACGTGCTCGCGCCGGTCATCGTCTACACGACGCTGCTGGTGCCGGTCGTGATCGTGACCCAGGCGACGCTGTCGTTCCTGGGCCTCGGGCTGCCGCCGCCCACGGCCGACTGGGGCGGGATGATCAGCTCGGCGCAGAACTACTACACGACGGCGTGGTGGTTCGTCGTCTTCCCCGGCGCCGCGCTGCTCGTCACGACGCTGGCCTTCAACCTGTTCGGCGACGGCGTCCGCGACGCGTTCGACCCGCGTCTCGAGCAGACGCTTCGCCGGTGA
- a CDS encoding sialidase family protein, which translates to MPTRFSGLVGGLVGFGAAVVLLSTTLGGPAPLDDAAVDPVAETPDGAINPLPAGDGPAADASVTGVGPEWNVLNWGPGPRAAVPASFGYDTVVDGRTEQKIFVSTQANDDVAAADSIVNMSTSEDSGVSFLTTERNYPTTALNMTRLPDGSLFAVDFIPEWGDSTRTWVNLLSWRSTDGGQTWERIKGRFTPPDGEQFAGTDRGLRVHRVPRVLADGAIVVPVYTVYRSMPRRISAFLQSTDGGLTWTQRSFVPSSIGTNEVGWGYTQDGRLISVMRTEGETPARLRVSWSSDDGHTWTPSQPLLDPDGAQVVGIYPDVVLQPNGIMLMSTGRPDNRVYVDYDGTGETWDEVRNVFTLYPSDTGNGRYDGSSGNQSMTNVGASRTMFFGDKCHVWGCKAYNEQYGVVAVLMNAVTDGVGKIDVASQLAAGVATVSGDFAAADPRFPEQRPEGAFDGSSRPHSAAVLSGTATSTMTLKLDRPYLIDRIGLMLGDGQPLDANVQLSLDGRRWGKPVVRTVDSRDHAMRYTDFAAERAQYVRVTVPAGTTPITELEVYSSDVQTFENDPIYGIPRGFVDAKNTTVNDQELEGWNSSSSLRLFDKFLDDNATATKPTEPVEHQRATFAWSTNDFRGPFTFAVEGVAGGADGDAVTPWRFRLVPGANATTPPSLEVSDGSAWTPVGRLNAVVPINTWVPVTVDTTTSSATVTIGTQEFSTSVTAASADRLAGLTFTTGDPIAYGMSFFIDDLSIGAAS; encoded by the coding sequence ATGCCCACCCGCTTCTCCGGCCTCGTCGGCGGTCTGGTCGGCTTCGGTGCGGCCGTCGTCCTGCTCAGCACGACCCTCGGCGGCCCCGCCCCGCTGGACGATGCCGCCGTCGACCCCGTCGCCGAGACCCCCGACGGCGCGATCAACCCGCTGCCCGCCGGTGACGGCCCCGCGGCCGACGCCTCGGTGACCGGCGTCGGCCCGGAGTGGAACGTGCTGAACTGGGGCCCGGGGCCGCGCGCCGCCGTGCCCGCCTCGTTCGGCTACGACACCGTCGTCGACGGGCGGACCGAGCAGAAGATCTTCGTGTCGACGCAGGCGAACGACGACGTCGCCGCCGCCGACTCGATCGTCAACATGTCCACATCGGAGGACTCCGGCGTCTCGTTCCTCACCACCGAGCGCAACTACCCGACGACGGCGCTGAACATGACCCGGCTGCCCGACGGGTCGCTGTTCGCCGTCGATTTCATCCCGGAGTGGGGCGACAGCACGCGCACCTGGGTGAACCTGCTGTCCTGGCGGTCGACAGACGGCGGGCAGACCTGGGAGCGGATCAAGGGCCGGTTCACCCCGCCCGACGGCGAGCAGTTCGCCGGCACCGACCGCGGCCTGCGCGTGCACCGGGTGCCGCGGGTCCTGGCCGACGGCGCGATCGTCGTGCCGGTCTACACCGTCTACCGCTCGATGCCGCGCCGGATCAGCGCGTTCCTGCAGTCCACTGACGGCGGCCTGACCTGGACGCAGCGCTCGTTCGTGCCGTCGAGCATCGGCACCAACGAGGTCGGCTGGGGCTACACCCAGGACGGCCGGCTGATCTCCGTCATGCGGACCGAGGGCGAGACCCCGGCGCGGCTACGGGTCAGCTGGTCCAGCGACGACGGCCACACCTGGACGCCGTCGCAGCCGCTACTGGACCCCGACGGCGCGCAGGTCGTGGGCATCTACCCCGACGTCGTGCTGCAGCCCAACGGGATCATGCTGATGAGCACGGGCCGGCCCGACAACCGCGTCTACGTCGACTACGACGGCACGGGCGAGACGTGGGACGAGGTCCGCAACGTCTTCACCCTCTATCCGTCCGACACCGGTAACGGCCGCTACGACGGCTCCAGCGGCAACCAGTCGATGACGAACGTCGGCGCCAGCCGGACGATGTTCTTCGGCGACAAGTGCCACGTCTGGGGCTGCAAGGCCTACAACGAGCAGTACGGCGTCGTCGCGGTGCTGATGAACGCCGTCACCGACGGGGTCGGCAAGATCGACGTCGCGTCGCAGCTGGCCGCCGGCGTCGCGACGGTGAGCGGCGACTTCGCCGCGGCCGACCCGCGCTTCCCCGAGCAGCGGCCCGAGGGCGCGTTCGACGGCAGCTCCCGGCCGCACTCGGCCGCGGTGCTGTCGGGCACCGCCACGTCGACGATGACCCTGAAGCTGGACCGTCCCTACTTGATCGACCGGATCGGGCTCATGCTCGGCGACGGCCAGCCGCTCGACGCGAACGTGCAGCTCTCGCTCGACGGCCGGCGCTGGGGCAAGCCGGTGGTGCGGACGGTCGACAGCCGCGACCACGCCATGCGCTACACCGACTTCGCCGCGGAGCGGGCGCAGTACGTCCGGGTGACGGTGCCGGCCGGCACGACGCCGATCACCGAGCTCGAGGTCTACTCCAGCGACGTGCAGACCTTCGAGAACGACCCGATCTACGGCATCCCGCGCGGCTTCGTCGACGCGAAGAACACCACCGTCAACGACCAGGAGCTCGAGGGCTGGAACAGCAGCTCGTCGCTGCGGCTGTTCGACAAGTTCCTCGACGACAACGCGACGGCCACGAAGCCGACGGAGCCGGTGGAGCACCAGCGGGCGACGTTCGCGTGGAGCACCAACGACTTCCGCGGCCCGTTCACGTTCGCGGTCGAGGGCGTCGCGGGCGGGGCCGACGGTGACGCCGTCACCCCGTGGCGGTTCCGGCTCGTGCCCGGCGCGAACGCGACGACGCCGCCGTCGCTCGAGGTGTCCGACGGGTCCGCCTGGACGCCGGTTGGGCGACTGAACGCCGTCGTCCCGATCAACACCTGGGTGCCGGTCACCGTCGACACGACGACGTCGTCGGCGACCGTGACGATCGGGACGCAGGAGTTCAGCACCTCGGTGACCGCCGCGTCCGCCGATCGCCTCGCCGGGCTGACGTTCACCACCGGCGACCCGATCGCCTACGGCATGTCGTTCTTCATCGACGACCTCAGCATCGGGGCCGCGTCGTAG
- a CDS encoding metallophosphoesterase, whose translation MILAHASDPHVGSIHDEALLSAWRSLPGALDGVRPRPGLLMLTGDLTDHGTAPEYRRLDDLLSGLDGLGVRCRVVAGNHDDPAVLRETLPHLFGEVADDAGSPAVWTEVVDGVTLVGLDSSSGTLGATQLSWLDGVLAAATGPVLVALHHPPFPTGLHQLDTEWPLVDAAALRAVVARHPVVAGVLCGHDHRHIATVLDGRVPLVSAPALSWRPRLDLRPGEPLTPSPSHEPAGLLIHVVDELGLRTHHLPLAH comes from the coding sequence GTGATCCTCGCGCATGCCAGTGACCCCCATGTCGGCAGCATCCACGACGAAGCCCTGCTGTCGGCATGGCGGTCGCTGCCCGGCGCGCTCGACGGCGTCCGGCCCCGGCCCGGCCTGCTCATGCTGACCGGCGACCTCACCGACCACGGCACCGCCCCCGAGTACCGCCGCCTCGACGACCTGCTGTCGGGGCTGGACGGGCTCGGGGTGCGGTGCCGGGTCGTCGCCGGCAACCACGACGACCCGGCGGTTCTGCGCGAGACGCTGCCGCACCTGTTCGGCGAGGTGGCCGACGACGCCGGCTCCCCCGCCGTCTGGACCGAAGTGGTCGACGGCGTGACGCTGGTCGGGCTGGACAGCTCGTCCGGGACGCTGGGCGCGACGCAGCTCTCGTGGCTGGACGGCGTGCTGGCCGCGGCGACCGGCCCGGTGCTCGTCGCGCTGCACCACCCGCCGTTCCCGACCGGCCTGCATCAGCTCGACACCGAGTGGCCGCTGGTGGACGCCGCCGCGCTGCGTGCCGTGGTGGCCCGGCACCCCGTAGTCGCCGGCGTCCTCTGCGGCCACGACCACCGCCACATCGCGACGGTGCTCGACGGCCGGGTGCCCTTGGTCTCCGCGCCGGCGCTGTCGTGGCGGCCGCGCCTGGACCTGCGCCCCGGCGAGCCCCTGACGCCGTCGCCGTCGCACGAGCCGGCCGGTCTGCTGATCCACGTGGTCGACGAGCTCGGCCTGCGGACCCACCACCTCCCGCTGGCGCACTGA
- a CDS encoding SOS response-associated peptidase has translation MCGRYVADASIDDLAAEFAAIADGSVLELMASFNVAPTDRVPVVLERTDEPPERTRQLHAARWGLIPSWAKDASGGAKMINARIETVGEKPAFRGPVARRRCVVPASGYYEWQRGPGGSGRKQAFYIHPPGGAARLAMAGVFEWWRDDSVPAEDPARWVLSASVLTTTPAPELAHIHDRMPVFLTADTLGDWLDRGNEDAAGVLDLARSAAGSVGAGLVARPVGPEVGNVRNNHPGLAEEYLPAQPDLLGS, from the coding sequence GTGTGCGGACGGTATGTGGCTGACGCGTCCATCGACGACCTCGCGGCCGAGTTCGCCGCCATCGCCGACGGCAGCGTGCTGGAGCTGATGGCGTCGTTCAACGTGGCCCCGACCGACCGCGTCCCCGTCGTCCTCGAGCGCACCGACGAGCCGCCCGAGCGGACCCGGCAGCTGCACGCCGCCCGGTGGGGGTTGATCCCGTCGTGGGCGAAGGACGCGTCCGGCGGCGCCAAGATGATCAACGCGCGCATCGAGACCGTGGGGGAGAAGCCGGCCTTCCGCGGCCCCGTCGCACGCCGCCGCTGCGTCGTCCCCGCGAGCGGCTACTACGAGTGGCAGCGCGGGCCGGGCGGGTCCGGCCGGAAACAGGCGTTCTACATCCACCCGCCGGGCGGCGCGGCCCGGCTGGCGATGGCCGGCGTCTTCGAGTGGTGGCGCGACGACTCCGTCCCGGCCGAGGACCCGGCCCGCTGGGTGCTGTCGGCGAGCGTGCTGACGACGACCCCGGCTCCGGAGCTCGCTCACATCCACGACCGGATGCCGGTGTTCCTGACGGCGGACACGCTCGGGGACTGGCTGGACCGCGGCAACGAGGACGCCGCCGGAGTGCTCGATCTGGCTCGGTCCGCCGCGGGTTCGGTGGGGGCCGGACTGGTCGCCCGCCCTGTCGGCCCCGAGGTGGGCAACGTGCGCAACAACCACCCCGGCTTGGCCGAGGAGTACCTGCCCGCCCAGCCCGACCTGCTCGGCTCCTAG
- the secD gene encoding protein translocase subunit SecD, whose amino-acid sequence MPDSRPPGIPRPGRPLIALAALLVLVVAGMLLAGAVKPRLAVDLAGGTSVTLTASPPKGSDEGVTRASLDEAVAIIRQRVNSTGVAEAEVAVRGSDQIVVTVPGRNDQGLVDLIGQTALLRFRPTLLTGPPAVQPAGTTAASDGVAADVAAAYDALDCTDPATRQGGDTAAADAAVAACDRDGTAKYVLGPAVVEGTDLSAAQAGVPAGGAGGWEVDLKFDHAGTKQFADATTAVVSQPAPKNEIAIVLDGLVVSSPRIDEAITGGRAQITGTFTRQEATDLAHVLSYGSLPLAFEKSQVSTISPTVGSTQLTAGLVAGVIGLGLVVLYCLAYYRRLGVIAVASLVLAAGCSYAAVSLLGAQVNYRLSLAGIAGLIVAVGITADSFVVFFERIRDEMRDGRTARSAVEYGWRRARRTILVADTVSFLSAAVLYVLSADQVRGFAFALGLATVIDVLVVFLFTRPVVAYAVRGWWLRGRWSGLRFAGGRPRTSLGDRLHRGDATIDVVGHTRRWFAISGVVIVLAVGGLFARGLNLGVEFEGGAIIQTHGGSATVSEVQDVLAADGVADSQVRELGDGSIVVEIGKDDAHRAADLRGDVAEVAGVSADDVTTDVIGPSWGHDVTRKAVVALAVFAVLIVGYLSIAFAPLMALAAFVALLHDLLITVGVYALAGLTVTPATVVGVLTILGYSLYDTVVVFDKVRENTRRRGNGVSYAAAAGRAVDQTLLRSVSTSLIALLPVAGMLIAGTVTVGAQTLQDLALALFVGILAGTYSSIFIAVPLLVRWDGRRGGRDRGRSPSRREPRPETVRHSGAVV is encoded by the coding sequence ATGCCCGACTCCCGCCCGCCCGGCATCCCGAGGCCCGGACGGCCGCTCATCGCGCTGGCCGCGCTGCTCGTGCTGGTGGTCGCCGGCATGCTGCTCGCCGGAGCCGTGAAGCCCCGGCTCGCGGTCGACCTCGCCGGCGGCACCAGCGTGACGCTGACGGCGTCACCCCCGAAGGGCTCGGACGAGGGCGTCACCCGGGCCTCCCTGGACGAGGCGGTCGCGATCATCCGGCAGCGGGTCAACAGCACCGGCGTCGCCGAGGCCGAGGTGGCGGTGCGCGGCTCGGACCAGATCGTGGTGACGGTGCCCGGGCGCAACGACCAGGGGCTGGTCGACCTCATCGGGCAGACGGCGCTGCTGCGGTTCCGCCCGACCCTCCTGACGGGGCCGCCTGCGGTACAGCCCGCGGGAACGACGGCCGCGAGCGACGGCGTCGCTGCTGATGTCGCCGCCGCTTACGACGCGCTGGACTGCACCGACCCCGCGACGCGGCAGGGTGGGGACACGGCCGCCGCCGATGCCGCCGTCGCCGCCTGCGACCGGGACGGCACGGCGAAGTACGTGCTCGGCCCGGCGGTCGTCGAAGGCACCGACCTGTCCGCCGCGCAGGCCGGGGTGCCGGCTGGTGGGGCCGGCGGGTGGGAGGTCGACCTGAAGTTCGACCACGCCGGGACGAAGCAGTTCGCCGACGCCACCACCGCCGTCGTGAGTCAGCCGGCGCCGAAGAACGAGATCGCGATCGTCCTGGACGGGCTGGTGGTGTCGTCGCCGCGGATCGACGAGGCCATCACGGGCGGCCGGGCGCAGATCACCGGGACGTTCACCCGGCAGGAGGCGACCGACCTCGCGCACGTGCTCAGCTACGGCTCGCTGCCGCTGGCGTTCGAGAAGAGCCAGGTCAGCACGATCTCGCCGACGGTGGGCTCGACCCAGCTGACGGCCGGGCTGGTGGCCGGGGTCATCGGGCTCGGGCTGGTCGTCCTCTACTGCCTGGCGTACTACCGCCGCCTGGGCGTCATCGCCGTCGCCAGCCTGGTGCTCGCCGCCGGCTGCTCGTACGCGGCGGTGTCGCTGCTGGGGGCGCAGGTGAACTACCGGCTGTCGCTGGCCGGGATCGCCGGTTTGATCGTCGCCGTCGGCATCACCGCGGACTCGTTCGTCGTGTTCTTCGAACGGATCCGCGACGAGATGCGCGACGGCCGGACGGCGCGATCGGCCGTCGAGTACGGCTGGCGCCGGGCACGCCGCACCATCCTCGTCGCCGACACCGTCTCGTTCCTCTCCGCGGCCGTCCTGTACGTGCTGTCGGCGGACCAGGTGCGCGGGTTCGCGTTCGCGCTGGGCCTGGCCACCGTCATCGACGTGCTCGTGGTGTTCCTGTTCACGCGGCCCGTGGTGGCGTACGCGGTGCGCGGGTGGTGGCTGCGGGGCCGGTGGTCCGGCCTGCGGTTCGCGGGCGGGCGGCCTCGCACCTCGCTGGGTGACCGGCTGCACCGCGGCGACGCGACGATCGACGTCGTGGGGCACACCCGCCGCTGGTTCGCGATCAGTGGCGTCGTGATCGTGCTGGCCGTGGGCGGCCTGTTCGCGCGTGGGCTGAACCTGGGCGTCGAGTTCGAGGGCGGCGCGATCATCCAGACCCACGGCGGGTCGGCGACGGTGTCCGAGGTCCAGGACGTGCTCGCGGCCGACGGCGTCGCCGACTCGCAGGTGCGCGAGCTGGGCGACGGCAGCATCGTCGTAGAGATCGGCAAGGACGACGCGCACCGGGCGGCGGACCTGCGGGGCGACGTCGCCGAGGTGGCCGGCGTGTCCGCGGACGACGTGACCACCGACGTCATCGGGCCGAGCTGGGGACACGACGTGACCCGCAAGGCGGTCGTCGCGCTGGCGGTGTTCGCGGTGCTGATCGTCGGCTACCTGTCCATCGCGTTCGCGCCGCTCATGGCGCTGGCCGCGTTCGTCGCGCTGCTGCACGACCTGCTCATCACCGTCGGCGTCTACGCGCTGGCCGGGCTCACCGTTACACCCGCCACCGTCGTCGGCGTCCTCACCATCCTCGGCTACTCGCTGTACGACACCGTCGTCGTCTTCGACAAGGTCCGCGAGAACACCCGCCGGCGCGGCAACGGCGTCTCCTACGCGGCCGCCGCCGGGCGCGCCGTCGACCAGACCCTGCTCCGGTCGGTGTCGACGTCGCTGATCGCGCTGCTCCCCGTTGCCGGGATGCTGATCGCCGGCACCGTCACCGTCGGTGCGCAGACCCTGCAGGACCTGGCGCTGGCGCTGTTCGTGGGGATCCTGGCCGGCACCTACTCGTCGATCTTCATCGCGGTGCCGCTGCTGGTCCGGTGGGATGGGCGGCGCGGCGGCCGGGACCGGGGCCGGTCGCCGTCCCGCCGGGAGCCGCGTCCCGAGACGGTACGGCACTCCGGCGCCGTCGTGTGA